The following proteins are co-located in the Paludibaculum fermentans genome:
- a CDS encoding S9 family peptidase, producing the protein MSAADYARAEKMMNYNTTPLVFHSNVRATWAGNDKFWYRDVRPDGSQFVMVTAASGVKAPAFDHEKLAATLSDAAGTKYDALHLPFTDFELSADGQSLSFTVTPAGAGAATANPMGGRPNAGRPRRFRCDVQGQACTPETGAEAGGGPRGMRGMRNDVPSPDKKKAAFIRDYNLWVRDVATGKETQLTTDGVKDFGYATDNAGWTKSDRPILLWSPDSKRIATFQQDQRGVGEMYLVDTKVGHPTLQAWKYPLPGDTTVAMIHRVVIEVEQPKVVRLKMAPDQHRSTLCDDISCRGGEWADVEWSPDSRQVAFVSTSRDHKQENLRLADAESGEIGEVLEEKVDTFFESGAGRVNWRFLRASNEMIWFSERDNWGQLYLHDMATGKLKNQITTGEGNVTQLLRVDEKNRLLYFLGVGKEKGRDPYFTHFYRVGFDGKGLKLLTPEDANHEIALSPDGAYFVDSYSKPDVAPVAVLRDSDGKLINTLEKADISKLVETGWKPAIPITVKARDGVTDLYGLMFRPLNFDPARKYPIINQIYPGPQGGSVGGRSFQPTRGDTQALAELGFVVVQIDGMGNPGRSKKFHEFYYANMGDNTLPDQIAGMKELAAKYPWIDIDKAGIWGHSGGGFATADAMFRYPDFFKVGISEAGNHDNRVYEDDWAEKWHGLLVKNPDGTTNYDDQANQNHAKNLKGKLLLAHGTMDSNVPPNNTLLVVDALIKANKDFDLLMLPNRGHGFASEPYMIRRRWDYFVKWLMGAEPPKEYELHPPAAGRGFGPMMMSGAAEEQ; encoded by the coding sequence TTGAGCGCCGCGGACTATGCGCGGGCCGAGAAGATGATGAACTACAACACCACTCCGCTGGTGTTTCATTCAAACGTGCGGGCGACGTGGGCCGGCAACGACAAGTTCTGGTATCGGGACGTTCGTCCGGATGGCAGCCAGTTCGTCATGGTAACCGCCGCGTCTGGAGTGAAGGCCCCGGCCTTCGATCACGAGAAACTGGCGGCCACGCTGTCTGACGCCGCGGGTACAAAGTATGACGCGCTACATTTGCCTTTCACCGATTTCGAGCTGTCGGCCGACGGCCAAAGCTTAAGTTTCACTGTGACGCCGGCCGGTGCCGGGGCGGCCACCGCCAATCCGATGGGCGGGCGTCCCAATGCGGGCCGGCCCCGCCGGTTCCGCTGCGACGTCCAGGGGCAGGCCTGCACACCGGAAACAGGAGCCGAGGCGGGCGGCGGACCGCGTGGGATGCGGGGCATGCGCAATGACGTGCCCTCGCCCGACAAGAAGAAGGCCGCCTTCATCCGCGACTACAACCTGTGGGTGCGTGACGTGGCCACCGGCAAAGAGACGCAGTTGACCACGGACGGTGTGAAGGATTTCGGCTATGCCACGGACAACGCCGGCTGGACGAAGAGCGACCGGCCCATCCTGCTGTGGTCGCCCGACTCGAAGCGGATCGCGACGTTCCAGCAGGATCAGCGCGGCGTGGGCGAGATGTATCTCGTCGACACCAAGGTAGGTCACCCGACGCTGCAGGCCTGGAAGTATCCGCTGCCCGGCGACACGACGGTGGCGATGATCCACCGTGTAGTGATTGAAGTGGAGCAGCCCAAGGTGGTGCGGCTGAAGATGGCGCCCGACCAGCACCGCTCGACGCTGTGCGACGACATCTCGTGCCGGGGCGGCGAATGGGCCGATGTGGAGTGGAGCCCGGACAGCCGGCAGGTGGCGTTTGTTTCCACCTCGCGCGACCATAAGCAGGAGAACCTGCGGCTGGCCGATGCCGAGAGCGGTGAGATCGGCGAAGTGCTGGAGGAGAAGGTCGACACGTTCTTCGAGTCCGGCGCGGGCCGAGTGAACTGGCGCTTCCTGCGCGCGTCGAACGAGATGATCTGGTTCTCGGAACGCGACAACTGGGGCCAGTTGTATCTGCACGACATGGCCACGGGCAAGCTGAAGAATCAAATCACCACGGGCGAGGGCAACGTCACGCAGTTGCTGCGGGTGGACGAGAAGAACCGGCTGCTGTACTTCCTGGGCGTCGGCAAGGAGAAGGGCCGCGACCCCTATTTCACGCACTTCTACCGGGTCGGCTTCGATGGCAAGGGCTTGAAGCTGCTGACGCCGGAGGATGCGAATCACGAGATCGCGCTTTCACCCGATGGCGCGTATTTCGTCGACAGCTATTCGAAGCCGGATGTGGCTCCGGTGGCGGTGCTGCGCGACTCCGATGGCAAGCTGATCAACACGCTGGAGAAAGCCGACATCTCGAAACTGGTGGAGACGGGCTGGAAGCCGGCGATTCCGATCACGGTGAAGGCGCGCGACGGAGTGACGGATCTATACGGCCTGATGTTCCGGCCGCTGAATTTCGATCCGGCCAGGAAGTACCCGATCATCAACCAGATCTACCCTGGACCGCAGGGCGGCAGCGTGGGCGGCCGTTCGTTCCAGCCGACGCGCGGCGACACGCAAGCGCTGGCGGAATTGGGTTTCGTGGTGGTGCAGATCGACGGCATGGGCAATCCCGGGCGATCGAAAAAGTTCCACGAGTTCTACTACGCGAATATGGGCGACAACACGCTGCCCGACCAGATCGCGGGCATGAAGGAACTGGCCGCGAAGTATCCGTGGATCGACATCGACAAGGCCGGCATCTGGGGCCACTCCGGCGGCGGCTTTGCGACCGCGGACGCGATGTTCCGTTATCCCGATTTCTTCAAGGTGGGAATCTCGGAAGCAGGCAACCACGACAACCGCGTGTACGAAGACGACTGGGCCGAGAAGTGGCACGGACTGCTGGTGAAGAATCCGGACGGCACCACCAACTACGACGACCAGGCGAATCAGAATCACGCCAAGAACCTGAAGGGCAAGCTGCTGCTGGCGCACGGCACGATGGACAGCAATGTTCCTCCGAACAACACACTGCTGGTGGTGGACGCGCTGATCAAGGCGAACAAGGATTTCGACCTGCTGATGTTGCCGAATCGAGGCCATGGATTTGCATCCGAGCCGTACATGATCCGGCGGCGTTGGGATTACTTCGTGAAGTGGCTGATGGGGGCCGAGCCGCCCAAGGAGTATGAACTGCATCCTCCGGCAGCGGGCCGGGGGTTTGGACCAATGATGATGAGCGGCGCAGCGGAAGAGCAATAG